tctctctctctctcacacacacacagacacacacacacacacacctgctagTGCAAACAGTAGATATAAATATAACATCAGGAGCTACCACTCTGTAGAATTTAAcaatggttttatttcctttgtgtgtCATGCATTTTCTACCCTGGATCTGATAGTGCCTGGTGGCTGGCATCTGAACAAGACTTGCACCCTGCCCTCCATCCCTGGTGGTTTCCACATAGCCCCAGGAGATCTTTGCTCTCTCAGTGTCTACTGACCCGATCCCTACAGGTGAAGGAACTTGGTGCAATCATCTACAACTGCAGCAACCTGGCTCAAGACCTTGAGAAAACATTCCAGACCTACTGGGTGCTAGGGACTCCCCAAGCTGTTCTCCCTAAAACCTGGCCTCGGAACTTCTCATCCCACATCAACCGCTTCCATCCCTTGAGGGCTCCCTTTGATGGGCTTCCCACCACAGCCTATTTCTCGGTAAGAAGGGTAGCCCATAAGCGCCCCAGGGCTGCAGCAGGAGGCAGACTTCATGCCAGAGCAGGATGCGGGGCCAGTACCAGCAGCGAGAGAGAGGTGCTGGAAGGTGGCAGACCTGAAGTTGTAGCGATCTCCAGACTGTTGAGGGGGTTTAGTGGCTGGGAGCAGGGGAGAGTAGGGAGAGCCAGAGTATTGATTATTCTTTACTCCGAGGGAAGATAGGTAATCCCAGCAGCTCCATTTCCACCAAAGGAAGCCCCTCGGTTGGCCCAGAGACAGGTCCGCAGCAGAGACTGCAGCAGATGGAGCAAAGCCCACTAGATATGCAGAGTCCACCTAGAGAGAGTGGAGCCGCTTCCCAAGCCAGACATCCTGGAAGCAGTTAAgccagccctccccccccccccccccgagcgcAGGATgcttccctgcccccttctcaGGCCTCAGGGTCCCCTCTGGCCACTGGGGAATGGTCTCGGTCACCACATGGGGATCCTTAGGGAGTGGGCAACGGAGTCATGAGCTTAGGAAATGCCTGATTCAAGGGTGGCAGTGTTCTGAGAGATGCTTGCCCCACTGcaggcctcccctccctccctctgcccgcATGGCCGGACCCGGGATCTGGACGCAGTGTTGGGAGTGATGGAGGGTGCTCGGCAGTTCATCTATGTCTCGGTGATGGAGTACTTCCCTACCACGCGCTTCACCCACCATGCCAGGTGGGTCTGGCTAAGGTCCACCCTCCTGGTTAGCAAGTCCTGGACACAGTGTACCTGCAGCTGAGCCCCCCTACTCACCTTGGTTTTAGGCAGGCCACTGATCCTCTCATCCTAGGTACTGGCCCGTGCTGGACAATGCGCTACGGGCAGCAGCCCTCAATAAGGGTGTGCATGTGCGCTTACTGGTCAGCTGCTGGTTCAACACAGACCCCACCATGTTCGCTTATCTGAGGTCCCTGCAGGCTTTCAGTAACCCCTCGGTTGGCATCTCAGTGGATGTGGTAAGAAACTGACCTcatgggttggggtggggggtggaggtgggggtggggaaggaagttTCTTCTCCCACCCTGCCCACCCTAACTCACTCCTAATCCCCGAAGAAAGTCTTCATCGTGCCTGTGGGAAATCACTCCAACATCCCGTTCAGCCGCGTGAACCACAGCAAGTTCATGGTCACAGACAAGACGGCCTATGTAGGTAAGTGGCTGGGGCAAGATGCACAGGCCGACAGagagctgggcaggagagatACACTCAAATATGCTGGGAGCCAGACACTTAGCCCAGCTTGCCAGGTGAAGTCCTGAGCACGGGGGCCCAGAATGCTGGTAAAGAGCCAACTGCGTCTACATGAGGGGCCGCCATGCCTGGGGTCTGAAGGCAGCACAGAGGTCCGTGCTCTGAGCTGTCCTTCAACTTGTAGCAAGGGCCACAGCACGGGCCGGACTGCAGGGGACACGGGCCCAGGGATCagtgtctccccctccccctcctccaggcACCTCTAACTGGTCAGAAGATTACTTCAGCAGCACCGCTGGTGTGGGTCTGATCGTCAGCCAGAAGACGCCCAGAGCCCAGCCAGGCGCTACCACCGTGCAGGAGCAGCTGAGGCGACTCTTTGAACGAGACTGGAGTTCCCACTATGCTATGGGCCTAGACAGACAAGCCCCGAGCCAGGACTGTGTCTGGCAGGCCTAGGGTTGGTCCCTTTGACGCTGGTCTACGGCTCTAGGTGACACTGATGTTCCCCAGGCTTCCATCTGCCCAAGCTCAGAAACCGAGATAGCAAAAGATCACCACTGAGATCGCCGTCACCAAACAGATTCCGGCAGAGCTCTAAACGGCTTTTAAATGAAGAGGCTAAAGCAGAGGAAGGCACATGGCGACATGGAAAGACAACAACTACATATAAGTGACCCCAGAACCCGGTTGTTCCTCCCTGGTCTACCTATGTTGAGTTGCTAGAGCCATTCCCAGATGTAATGTTGGTGCTGTCCAGCCACAATAAAACCCTGCCACCAGCTACTGACCTGACccaggtcaaaagagggcatttctgtgttctctctctcctccctcttgtccgtggtgtgtgtacatgtttctgTGTCATGCAGATGCACATGCCGTGTGTGTACAGTGTCCAGAGGTTGGCATTGGGTATCTTCCTTCACCTTAGTTTTTCAGACAGGGGTGCcctctgaacccagagcttactgGATGGACTAGACCAGCTGTCCATCAGGTCTTCCTCTGAAGCCAGGGCTTGCTGGATTGGTTAGACTAGCTGTCCATCAGGCAACAGGcatcctgtttctgcctcctcaggATAAAATTACAAGGCACTTGGCTTTTTACCTGGGTGCTAGAGACCTGAACTCGGGTTCCCATGCCTCCACAGCAGAACCTTAACCTAACAAGCAATGTTCCCGTTCCCTATGGGTCATTTGCTCACTATGTGTGGGCCCTGATTTTCTGCCAGCCTCCAAGGAAGTACGTGTTGgaaggtgtattagtcagggttctctagagtcacagaacttacgaatagtctctatatagtaaaggaatttattgatgacttacagtctgcagtccaaatcccatcaatggttcagtagtagctgtggatggaagtccaaagatctagcagttgctgagtcccacatggcaagaaggcgaaagagtgagagccagactNNNNNagatgaccttggactcggagatctccctgtcttaatcttctggattcaatcaccactgtgtctcaagatctccataccaagatccagatcagaaacttccatctcccagcctccagattaggttcactggtgagccttccaattctggattgtagttcattccaaatgtagtcaagttgacaaccaggaatagccactacagaaggGTCTGTCATGACGTAACCCACTAGGCTTCTCCTACCCAGGCAAGGATTCCAGCACCAGGAAGGTTCAGCCCCTGTGATCCCACACTTCCCTCAGGGATCCCTCCGGATATCCCTCCTTAAAGCAGCAGTGCTGCCTCACAAGCAAGGTGTCCCACTGAGTGTGCTCAGGACATGTAGGAACTTCTTTATCCCACAGGACTTCATGGATATGATCACTCCAGCTAAGCCCATGAAAGGAAGTTTTGTCTCAGAACTAGGGCTGGGTGGGTGGAAGGAGCAGCAACTGAGGGGCCCAGCCGGCCTCATCAGGATCTGGAATTATGGCTCACTGTTGCATGGGGATGGAGCTATAGAAGAAGAATGGGGTGGGGCTAAGAGGGATAGGCCCAGGGCTGCATGGCTATTATGAGGGTGGGGTCAGGTCCCTGCCTGGAAAGAGGGGATGGTGTCCTGAAGACCAGTATTAGAGCTTTTGACATCAACCCAGAAGGGCTGGCTCAGCCTGGTGAGAGTTTTCATCCTGTGTGCCATGG
Above is a genomic segment from Mus pahari chromosome 7, PAHARI_EIJ_v1.1, whole genome shotgun sequence containing:
- the Pld4 gene encoding phospholipase D4 isoform X2 translates to MEKKGHPEVLGVLAVLGLSSVALILFLWQGPTSFTSHQMFPEEAPSWSWETLKRDAEQQNNSCQLILVESIPEDLPFAAGSPTAQPLAQAWLQLLDTAQESVHIASYYWSLTGLDIGVNDSSSRQGEALLQKFQQLLLRNISVVVATHSPTLAKTSTDLQVLAAHGAQIRQVPMKELTGGVLHSKFWVVDGRHVYVGSANMDWRSLTQVKELGAIIYNCSNLAQDLEKTFQTYWVLGTPQAVLPKTWPRNFSSHINRFHPLRAPFDGLPTTAYFSASPPSLCPHGRTRDLDAVLGVMEGARQFIYVSVMEYFPTTRFTHHARYWPVLDNALRAAALNKGVHVRLLVSCWFNTDPTMFAYLRSLQAFSNPSVGISVDVKVFIVPVGNHSNIPFSRVNHSKFMVTDKTAYVGTSNWSEDYFSSTAGVGLIVSQKTPRAQPGATTVQEQLRRLFERDWSSHYAMGLDRQAPSQDCVWQA
- the Pld4 gene encoding phospholipase D4 isoform X1, whose protein sequence is MEKKGHPEMLMTPLQTAVEVSDWPCSTSHDPHSGVGMVLGVLAVLGLSSVALILFLWQGPTSFTSHQMFPEEAPSWSWETLKRDAEQQNNSCQLILVESIPEDLPFAAGSPTAQPLAQAWLQLLDTAQESVHIASYYWSLTGLDIGVNDSSSRQGEALLQKFQQLLLRNISVVVATHSPTLAKTSTDLQVLAAHGAQIRQVPMKELTGGVLHSKFWVVDGRHVYVGSANMDWRSLTQVKELGAIIYNCSNLAQDLEKTFQTYWVLGTPQAVLPKTWPRNFSSHINRFHPLRAPFDGLPTTAYFSASPPSLCPHGRTRDLDAVLGVMEGARQFIYVSVMEYFPTTRFTHHARYWPVLDNALRAAALNKGVHVRLLVSCWFNTDPTMFAYLRSLQAFSNPSVGISVDVKVFIVPVGNHSNIPFSRVNHSKFMVTDKTAYVGTSNWSEDYFSSTAGVGLIVSQKTPRAQPGATTVQEQLRRLFERDWSSHYAMGLDRQAPSQDCVWQA